CTCGGGAATCCAGTCTTCATCGTAGCTGAAGTCGAGGATCTTCGCGCCCGATTTATCCTCCAGGCGCAGGCGTTCGCCGTTGTTGTCGAGGCGTCCGCCGTAAACGCCGGCGACAGGCGCTGCGTCACCGTAGCGGCTGGCGAAGGCGTCGGCGTTTTGCACCAACACGAGCCGCGCGCCGGGCGCGAGCTCCGCGATGGACGAAGCGGCAAAGTCGAACGAGATGCCCGCATTGAAGCGCGCATTCGCGAGCGTCAACGCAATCGGACCAGTGTTGACCAGTTCGATGAATTCGTAGTTTGCGTCTTCGTAGATGCCGCCTGGCGGACCTTCGGCCGGATGGTAGTGGATCTCCGAGATCCGGAGATAATCTTCCAGCGGCCGATCGGAGACGGTGCTTTCCACGATGACCGAATCTGTAGCGATCAAGTTGCCGCGGAAATCGTAGGCTTCCAGTTGTAGCGTGTGTTCGCCGAAGGGCGCCGGCACTTTCGCCGTCCAACTGTCGAGGTCGGTCCACGTCAACGCGAGGGGCTGGTCGCTTCCCGCCAGGCGGATTTCGCGGACATTGACCCAGCCGTTGCCGCCAATCGTCGCGGTCGCTTCGTCAACGACCAAGCCGTCCGCGGTGGTGATCGTGAACGGAGTCTCCGCCACACGGGATTTGACTTGTGCGAGGATGCTGTTGGAGCGCGCGATGATGAACGCCAGATGGCTGGCAAACGGTTGCGCCGGCAGCAATTGCCCGTAGTTTGTCGCCCAATAGGCCATGTAAGTGGCGTTGTAGGTGGTGCTAATAATGTCCTGCACATGCCCGTAATACGCCCGAGCTCGTGCTGGACTGTTCATGAGCTTCTGCAATTCCGAACTGGGGACGAGCGGACGATTGAGGTCGTAAAAAGCGTCCAGATCGTGCGGCATGAACAAGAACCGGTGATCGCTCGGCCGCTCGTAGAACATCACATTGTGCTGCGAACCATCGCCGCCGTAGCTGTCGCCGGCGCCGGAAAGCATTGAGATGGCATAGCCGCGCAGCCACTGATCGACGTCGATCACCTCGTTGGGATCGACGGGATCGCGCCCGCCGCTCGCTGCAAAGCCTTTCACGAACGTCATCAGGCGACTGTAGTCGTCTGCGGCGCGATTGTTCTTGAGCAGGTAAGTCCAGCGATAGTCTTCTGGGTTGTTGCCCATATCGCGAATCGGCGTGCCGACCACCGAATCGGGGAACGGCACTTTCAGCCCTTCTTTAGTGCCGTCATCCGTCGAGTTGAGCTGGTAGACCAACTCGTACTCGTAGATGTTGCCCTCGTCCCCGTTCTCGTATTGAGAATCAAGATAGTCGCTGCCATAGCGCGCCAACTGCAATTCGGCGCCGCCCGTGTGCGTCGATTGCGGTGAGATGACCTTGATGAGATCGTGGTACTTGGTCGGCAAATCTTCGGCGTGGTTCATGGCCGCGTGAATCAGCATTTCGCGCTGGCCGAAGCCGGTGCTTTCCGAGCGATCGATTGCCACCGTGTTATGCACGCCGCGGAACAACTGCTCGGCATTGAATTGCACGGAGAAGCCGAGCCGCTCGGCCGTCGTGCGGCTGTGTTCGCTCCCCTTGAGCCGGATGCCGACGTCATAGAACACCTGTGATTCGTCGTAGATCACCGTCCCCGGAATCCAATCGTTGCTCATCAGATTCGTGGTCCGATGCAGCAGCGAAGCGTCCGGTTGCGTCAGCAGCAACCGCAGGTTGTGCAGACCGTTGGTGGCCGCCTGGTTGTCGTTGACTTTGTAGAGCGCGCGCGATTCTCGCCCTCGCGCCGGAAATGAAGAAACGGCGGCTTCCGGCGAGGCGTCGACGCCTTCCACGTAGAACTGCACGATCGTGCTGGCCGCCTGACCGGGGATGACGCCGCGATGGAGTCCGTCGGCTCCCAAGGTCATGGGCACGCTGTTCCAGGCGCCGCCAGCGGCTGAATACCAGAGCGTCAGCGACGCCACGCCTGCTGCATCGGAGGCCCGCGCACTCACGGTCACCGGAGCGAACGCCGCCGGCACCACGGGCGAATGTTTGAACTCCGTATAGGTGGGCCCGACGTTCTCTTCCAAACGAGTGTTATCCGCACCTGGCGTACCGCGCAGTTCGGGCTGATCGATCTCGGTCGTCTGCACGAGTCGGTTGAAATACAGCCGGGTATGCAATTGGCTGGAGCCAGCCACCCAGCGGGCGCGAAAGGAGATTTCGTACTCGCGGTTGTTGACGATGTTGACAAATTCGTTCCCGAACTTCAGCGTCGTTTCCGCGTGGTTTGACATATGTTCTGTCTCGCCAGTCGCGCGGAGCCGCAACACTTCGTTGCTGGGCTCGTCCGGATCCGCAACGACGTCGCCGTAGTGGTTGCCGATGATCCGCCATTTGTCCGTGTTGCCAGCGGAGAATGTGCTGTTCTGAATTACTTGCCGATTCGTGCCCAGTGGGTCTTCGACGACGCGAATGTCGTCGAGCAACACTTCGCCGTTGTCGAGCAGGCCCATCACGAATTCTTGCCACTGCCCGTCGGGACCGACTTTGCTGGCCTGAGCAAGGCCTCGATAGGTGTACGTCCGCCATTCTGTCTGGCTGGTGGAATCGCTCGCGGCCCAGGCTTCTGGCGACGCGTTGTCCGCCCAAGGGTCGCGCAATTCCAACGTCACGCCGCCGCCGTCGGCAAACTCGGGCCAGCGCCCGCCTTCGTAATAGTGCACTTCATCGGCCGGGTTTCCGACACTGTCGCGGAGCCGAATGCGCTCGTCCGTATTGGACAGTGAACCGGCGAAGCCGCCGATAATCGGGGCCGATGGATACTTCGCCGCGAGTGCGACGGGATCGCTCGCGACGACCAGATACGCGCCTGGCGCCATGACGGTTCCCGCCGGAAAGACGTACTCCATGGCGTCGTCGAACGACCAGGCGGAGAGATCCACCGGGACGTCGCCGCGATTGAACAACTCCACCCATTCTTCGGCACTTTCGACGAATGGCTCGGCTGGCTGCGGCGGCGTGATCAGTTCCGCGGTGAGCAACGTGGCGCCGAACACGACGTCGGTCGAGCCCACGGTGCGTTGGTGCGCTTCCACGGCCAGCACGTTTTCGCCGGACACCAAGAATTCCGGCGGAATGACGAACAAATCGCTCATCACCGCGTCGCCGACGGAACCCGTGGCTTCTGTGAGATGGTTCAGTTCGGCGTCCGGCGTGTCCTGATTGAAATCCAGGAAGCGATGCCCGTTGATATAGAACACGGCGCCGTCGTCGATTACGTGCCGCAACTGCACGGACTGTTCCGCGGAATCGAGCTGAAACGTCGTGCGGAAATAGTACGTCATGAACCCGTGCGTCAGCAGCGTCGTCTTTGGCAGACCGTTCAACTGCGCCGTTTCGTAGTAGAACATGCCGCCGCCGGATTTCCACTGCGTGTCGTTGTAGCCTGGCTCGCGCCAGGCCTCGCCACGGTCCGCACCGGAGTCGTCGTAGCGCCACGTCGCCGTGAGCGGCAACAACGTCGTGGCCGGGCCGAATTCGCCAGCCGTAGCCGGCGAGCCCAACGTCGGCGCGTCGTGATACATGATCTCGTTGATCACAATGTCGTCGTGCAACGAAAACACGTTCTCGCCGCCCGGCGTCAATGCCGACGGGCGCAGGAACTCGCTGGTCATCGCGTCGAGCCGGGCCTGGCCAAACTCGGTCACGCGCGCGGCGTCCACCATCTCCGCGCCGTTGTTCGCCGCCAGCAACAGTTCCTCGCCCAGACCTGGCTGGAAGCCCAATTGGGCGACGTTCAACGTCAGGTAGTTTCCCGCGGCCAACGATTGCACTGGCAGCGTATAGCTGTCGCCGGAACCGGACATAATGCGATAGCCGTTGAGCGGCACGCCCGCGTCGTTGGTGTTCACCAACTCCAGCCAGAATTGATTGCCGACCGGCGCAACCTCCGACAGCCGAAGTCCCGCGACGTCGGGCGATGTCGGCACGCCCGGCACGCCGAAATTCTCCTGGCCCGGCGTGCCGCCCACGCGAACGCTGCTGGCCCAATTCGCCGCCGGCTCGCTGGCGAGATCCCGATTGATTTTCGCGAGGCTGGTCCCGCTCCCGTCCGGAGCGATGGGCCAAAGCCCTCCGTCCGAATACGCAATCTCATTCATCAGGCGATCGTTGCGATCGATCAGCTCGAGCGTGTCGCCGTTGTTGGACAATTTCCCCGTGAACGGCCCCAGCGCTCCGGCAAACTGTCCTGAGGCCGCGAGCGCCGCGGGATTGCGGGCAATAACGAGGTAATCGCCGCCGCTCAGGAAAGTGCTTTCCGCGAAGGTGAACTGAATGCCGCCATCGAGACGCCAGTTCGACAGGTCCATGTCGACGGCCATCTGGTTGTGCAGTTCGACCCATTCCAACTGTTCATCGGCGTCGGTGGGATGATACATCAACTCGTTGAACACGACGGTGCTGTCGAGCGCCAGACGTTGTTCGAGAGATTCCAAATTGATCCGACGCCGGCGCATGGAGTTCACTCCCAGTAAAAAGTCGCAAGTCCCCGCGGAGCGCGCTCGCCGGCGCGCAAGAATCGCTAAGCGAAGGTTCCCCCGGGATGAGCGCAGACGCCCACCCGTCCTCAGCTTAACAAGAAATCGAATCCGAAAGCTGGAAGGCGATGGGCCGGACGCAACGCGCCGGCCCATCGTCCCCCTTCAGATTAAGCGAGACGACGCCGCGTGGCGAGAGCGCCGACGCCCAGGCAAAGAGCCAAAATCAAGCTACCCGGTTCCGGAACCGCGGCCGCACCAGGCTGGCCGGCCCCGAAGTTGTTGCGGACGTTGTTCAAGTCGGTGATGTCGACATCGTTGTCGTTGTCGGTATCGCCGAGCCCGTTGCCGGAGAAGTTGTTGCGAACGTTGTTCAGGTCGGTGATATCGACGTCGGCGTCGCCGTCCGTATCGCCCAAGGGCCCAGAGGCCGCAGCGATTCCAAAGAACTGAACTTCGCTCAACCCCGCGAACGCGGCATCAGGTTCCGTACCATTGGCTGGGTACGTCACCCCATTGTGGTTGGAGCGAACGTCAAACCGCACAAAGCGAATGCCGTCGCGGTCGAGAGCGATCGTCTCCGAGAAGTCAGCGTCACCGACGCCCGGGGCCACGTCCAGATTGAAGCTGCCGGCCGGCGTGAAGGGTCCAGCAAGATCCGCGGCGACCGAGATATCAAACAGGTTGACGCCGCGACCCAAGAGTTCCGGCCGACCATCCAGCGTCTCATTGTAGTTCCAAATCTTCACGTCGGTCACGTCCGTGACGGCGCCCATGTCGAAGACCACGAACGGGGCCGTGTCGACGCCGCCGTCGAAGCCGTTGCCGTGGGAAAGCCACATGAAATTGTCGGGGACAATTGTGTGCGTTCCCGTGGC
This DNA window, taken from Planctomycetia bacterium, encodes the following:
- a CDS encoding lamin tail domain-containing protein, with product MRRRRINLESLEQRLALDSTVVFNELMYHPTDADEQLEWVELHNQMAVDMDLSNWRLDGGIQFTFAESTFLSGGDYLVIARNPAALAASGQFAGALGPFTGKLSNNGDTLELIDRNDRLMNEIAYSDGGLWPIAPDGSGTSLAKINRDLASEPAANWASSVRVGGTPGQENFGVPGVPTSPDVAGLRLSEVAPVGNQFWLELVNTNDAGVPLNGYRIMSGSGDSYTLPVQSLAAGNYLTLNVAQLGFQPGLGEELLLAANNGAEMVDAARVTEFGQARLDAMTSEFLRPSALTPGGENVFSLHDDIVINEIMYHDAPTLGSPATAGEFGPATTLLPLTATWRYDDSGADRGEAWREPGYNDTQWKSGGGMFYYETAQLNGLPKTTLLTHGFMTYYFRTTFQLDSAEQSVQLRHVIDDGAVFYINGHRFLDFNQDTPDAELNHLTEATGSVGDAVMSDLFVIPPEFLVSGENVLAVEAHQRTVGSTDVVFGATLLTAELITPPQPAEPFVESAEEWVELFNRGDVPVDLSAWSFDDAMEYVFPAGTVMAPGAYLVVASDPVALAAKYPSAPIIGGFAGSLSNTDERIRLRDSVGNPADEVHYYEGGRWPEFADGGGVTLELRDPWADNASPEAWAASDSTSQTEWRTYTYRGLAQASKVGPDGQWQEFVMGLLDNGEVLLDDIRVVEDPLGTNRQVIQNSTFSAGNTDKWRIIGNHYGDVVADPDEPSNEVLRLRATGETEHMSNHAETTLKFGNEFVNIVNNREYEISFRARWVAGSSQLHTRLYFNRLVQTTEIDQPELRGTPGADNTRLEENVGPTYTEFKHSPVVPAAFAPVTVSARASDAAGVASLTLWYSAAGGAWNSVPMTLGADGLHRGVIPGQAASTIVQFYVEGVDASPEAAVSSFPARGRESRALYKVNDNQAATNGLHNLRLLLTQPDASLLHRTTNLMSNDWIPGTVIYDESQVFYDVGIRLKGSEHSRTTAERLGFSVQFNAEQLFRGVHNTVAIDRSESTGFGQREMLIHAAMNHAEDLPTKYHDLIKVISPQSTHTGGAELQLARYGSDYLDSQYENGDEGNIYEYELVYQLNSTDDGTKEGLKVPFPDSVVGTPIRDMGNNPEDYRWTYLLKNNRAADDYSRLMTFVKGFAASGGRDPVDPNEVIDVDQWLRGYAISMLSGAGDSYGGDGSQHNVMFYERPSDHRFLFMPHDLDAFYDLNRPLVPSSELQKLMNSPARARAYYGHVQDIISTTYNATYMAYWATNYGQLLPAQPFASHLAFIIARSNSILAQVKSRVAETPFTITTADGLVVDEATATIGGNGWVNVREIRLAGSDQPLALTWTDLDSWTAKVPAPFGEHTLQLEAYDFRGNLIATDSVIVESTVSDRPLEDYLRISEIHYHPAEGPPGGIYEDANYEFIELVNTGPIALTLANARFNAGISFDFAASSIAELAPGARLVLVQNADAFASRYGDAAPVAGVYGGRLDNNGERLRLEDKSGAKILDFSYDEDWIPETDGSGYSLVILDAEGPTDAWESGASWRASRDLHGSPGLEEPTLLGDTDGDGEVGITDLNNVRNNFGGVGLGDTDGDGDIDVTDLNNVRNHFGASASSPAARVTQQVPLAPRSRIRDVEADQAYLFAPLASQEKESSRENSWDRALLELLHIEAGLPSKLRDGHQKLVRSFEPSWLAGRNF